AAAGAAAGAGTCTGCGAGAATAATAAGGATTTAGAAAGTAAATTTAGTGATTGTGAAAACACTTTAGAAGGAATTGTTGAAGACTTGTTGGGAGTTCCATAATTCCTTACCCTGCTCATTGGACTTTTCATGGCTAACATTTACTCAAAGGGCTAAATCCGAAACATATATAAAAAGTTCATTGGAAAATTTTGTGAGTTCTCGTGGGACTGGTTACTGTGGAATTCTATTTTCAACAAGATATCAAAATTCGAAAAAATCTGGAAGAATTAATACATTCTGCCTATGCAGGTAATTTAGGCCCTGAGCAACCGCATGAGTTTAATGAAAACCTCCTTTTACATGGATCCCATTCTGAAGATAACCTTGATGCAATTTCAAGAATTGAATTTGCGCCACAAGGCAATGATCAGATTACAGACTATTATTTCCGTTTAATAAGTCAGCAAACAGAATTAGCAGATATTACAAACCATTTAGAAGGCGAACCTATCCCTGATCACATTAAAGCTGCATTTCCACAATTGTCTCAAGAGGATTGGGATGCAACCTTTCGATACATTACTCTTTTGTTAAAACTCTTAGGAGTTAGGGTTGTAGAGAACGAGCAGTAATAAAAATTCATTTTCTACTAGTGGCATACAAAGCAATAATCTTTATTCTAAAAAAGTCAAAAAGGGGTCGGGACTCAATAGTATGACACTTAGTATCTCGAGTACGAGCACCATTGAACCAGACCTCGTCTGACTGGTGGTATCAGTGTTGTTGGCTTAGTGAGCCTTTTAGCAACGCTGCTCTTCTCAGGCAGCCTGCTCTGGATGGCGGCTCCTAAGACTTATACTACGACTGCTCTGAAGACGCCCGTTGTTGCTTCAGACGACGTGCCTTTGACTTCGAAACGGATTCAGAATATCCAACCCGGTCAATGGGTCAAAGCCGACAATCCTGCCGAAGAGGATGATACGGAGTTCGGGAAAGACGTTGATCCGGCGACCAGGAAGCTGCTGACACTCGATGCTCCCAAACTGGATGGGACGCTCGCCAACGTCAGTCTGTTACGCCCCGAACAGTGGCTAGCTCAACAGTCGGCTAAGGTTGGTGGCACCGTTTATATCTCTGTCCCCGAATGTGGCATCGATGGCAACGCCACAGTGCTGGCAATTGAAGCCTGTCCACCCATTGCTGCTGACCCCGGCCCCGGTTTCCAGGTCGTTACCGGTACCTTCCAACATCAGGCTGCCAAGATTCTGGATATCGTCGTTGATGGTGAATCAAAACCGATCGGCACCACGCCAAACCACCCCTTCTGGAGTGTCGATCGCGAAGAGTTTGTCAGAGCAGATAGCCTGACAGTGGGAGAGCGTTTGCAATCATTAAACGGCATTACAACAGTCACCAACATCACCCCCCGCGGTCCGCCCGAACCAGTTTACAATCTCGAAGTCCAAGTCAAACACACCTACTACGTTGCTGAATCTAGTGTGCTGGTTCATAATGGAACGGGGTTATGTAAAAATGCAAAATATATTGTATTAGGAGAAGGAATGGAAAGTATTAAGTAAACTGCTAAAGGTTTGAGAAAAGATGGTTTTAATGCCAAGTGGTACTCTGCATGAAATAAAAACTTTTCTAAGAAAAATTTTGATTTGAAAAAGAGT
The Gimesia aquarii DNA segment above includes these coding regions:
- a CDS encoding polymorphic toxin-type HINT domain-containing protein, which translates into the protein MSLLATLLFSGSLLWMAAPKTYTTTALKTPVVASDDVPLTSKRIQNIQPGQWVKADNPAEEDDTEFGKDVDPATRKLLTLDAPKLDGTLANVSLLRPEQWLAQQSAKVGGTVYISVPECGIDGNATVLAIEACPPIAADPGPGFQVVTGTFQHQAAKILDIVVDGESKPIGTTPNHPFWSVDREEFVRADSLTVGERLQSLNGITTVTNITPRGPPEPVYNLEVQVKHTYYVAESSVLVHNGTGLCKNAKYIVLGEGMESIK